CCGCGTCCGCCAGGCGCACCAGGATGGGGGCGAGGCCGATGATGCAGGCGCCGACGACGAGTACGATCATGGCGGTGCGGCGTTCCCCGCCGCTGCTCTCAGCGATCTCCGTCAAGGTCGAGCTCCGCGATAAGCTGGTCCGGGCTGACGCCCTGTTCGCGAAGCGCCTGCAGGGTCTCCGCACGATCCCTCTTGGCGTAGCGCTTTCCATCGGGTCCGACCAGCAGCCGGTGGTGCCTGTAGACCGGTTCGGGCAGGCCCAGGAGGGCCTGGAGCAGTCTCTGCACCCCTGTGGCCGCAAAGAGGTCGCATCCGCGAACGACGTGCGTAACCTCCTGGTGGGCGTCGTCCACCACCACGGCGAGATGGTAGGCGACCCCTATGTCCTTGCGCGCCAGCACGATGTCGCCGGCCGCCTCCGGGCTCACCTTGCTCAGGCCGGTCTCGCTGAATGGCCCGGCGCCCGCTTCAAGGAAGGTGAGGGGCCCCGCCCGTCGCGACGCTTCCCGGACGTCGAGCCGCCATGCGAAGGCCTCGCCGGCGTCTAGGCGGCGCTGGACTTCGGCGTCCGGCAGGCGTTCGCCGAGGAAGACAGCCTCGTCCCCATGCGGTGCGCGGGTCATGGCTTCAGCCAGTTCCCGGCGAGTCCGGAAACACTGGTAGGTGAGCCCCGCCTCCGACAGCCGCGAAAGGGCCGCCTCGTAGGCTGCGGACCGGTCAGACTGTCGCAGGACCGGGCCATCCCACCCGACTCCCAGCCAGGTCAGGTCCTCGAGGATTCCCGCCTCAAATTCCGGCCGGCAACGGGTGCGGTCGATGTCCTCGATACGAAGCCGGAACCGTCCTCCGGCTGAATCCGCGGCCCGCCGCGCGGTGAGGGCCGAAAAGGCGTGCCCCCGGTGGAGGCGGCCCGTCGGGGAGGGGGCGAACCTGAAGACGGGTTTAGCCACCCGGAGTGTTCAGACGGCCCAG
The sequence above is a segment of the Phenylobacterium parvum genome. Coding sequences within it:
- the gluQRS gene encoding tRNA glutamyl-Q(34) synthetase GluQRS → MAKPVFRFAPSPTGRLHRGHAFSALTARRAADSAGGRFRLRIEDIDRTRCRPEFEAGILEDLTWLGVGWDGPVLRQSDRSAAYEAALSRLSEAGLTYQCFRTRRELAEAMTRAPHGDEAVFLGERLPDAEVQRRLDAGEAFAWRLDVREASRRAGPLTFLEAGAGPFSETGLSKVSPEAAGDIVLARKDIGVAYHLAVVVDDAHQEVTHVVRGCDLFAATGVQRLLQALLGLPEPVYRHHRLLVGPDGKRYAKRDRAETLQALREQGVSPDQLIAELDLDGDR